The genomic window TCTTGAAGTTGCTCCTGCGGCAACTCCCGAGCTACAAcaggaagcagcagcagaagaagaagaagaagaggaaagggaATTAGATCAAGAAACCGACGAGTTAGTGCTAATAAACTCGCGTAATTATCATTATAAAGACTTTGGTTTTGAAGTCCTGATTCGGGatcagaagagaaagaacagGTATTCCGAATACAATTTATTGCCTCTGCTACATTGCTTTGTTGTGTCTCAGCCTCGCAAATCAGCTGAAAATCGATTCTCTCTGCCGGGCGCAACCCAACTCCTTGGAGAGGACTCTGACCAAGAAGAAAAGTCGGCCGATCCACTCCCCAAAAAGTTGCAATATAGGCATGTGATAAGTATTGATTTCTAGAAGCTGCTTTATAGGAGGAAAACGAGGAAGGCAGCCGCCGCTAGCATGCCAAAGCCTACGACGGTAAAACGTGTTACGCGTACAACGTCATCAGCATCGGCATCGTCTACTGCAAGCACAGGGTAAGATAACATTACAAGATAAATGTTATTATGTACTAATTAGatcatttattattttagcagcggcagcagccAGACGAGGAAGAAGGCTAAGCAAGTTGAAGAGGCCGAATCACTAGAAGCTGAAGATTTGATGGATtgcatttgaaaaattgcgGCATcgttattttttaattagtttAGTGGGGATTCTTCTACCATAACTAGACTCTTGTTAGCTTGACAGCCATCTGTTTGGCATGAAACAAGCAATGGTAAGACCTTTGGCGTTCCATCTTTTTAGTCATAATCTTTCGCTGTACATTAGGGGCACAGTCACGTGGTTCTGTCATTCGCGCACGGTGTCTGCGAACACGGCCGAAGAGGAGAGCCTCTCGCTGTCATGCAAGGCTATCTACAACGTCGAGTGCAGAGCATACAAATAGGTAAGCTCGAAACGCCCTGTCTCGACCTCGCGTCGTTCATTTGCATGCGGTCGGCGTTTGTGCAGGCGATCGCTTGTTGCGAAAAGGCTCTCCTACTGAAGACCACAAGCCTCGTGAATATCCTCGCGCGGCCTTTTCTTACTTGGGGGTCCCTGCTGAAGATGTTCGCCCGTCCTACGTGCAAGCCGAGCCGTCGCCTCGAAACAGGGAGCACGTCTACTTCCGTACGCTAGAACGTTCCACAGCCTGACAGGTACCTTGGCTTTGCATTGCGAACCGTGGCactaaatttatttttgcagaaaaatGTCTCGTCTCTTAGAGAAACCATGCAGTTTTGAGGGCTGCAGCGAAACTTTGCAGGAAACTCTCTAGGGAACACGTGATTGTCTTGTAGCTCACTAGTGGATCCATTCGTTGCACAGACCCCATAAAACGTTTTGTCGTACTAAGATGGGGTTCTTGTCTTTTTCAGATCAGAATGACAAAGAAGCAACGGATAAGACGGAAGTGTCTAGGTCCAATCAGCCTAGGCAAAGAGCGGAAGAAAAGTTGAGCTGAAGACAgaacttttttttgtagtccTAAGAGGCATGTGGTGCATGTGTAGTAGGCGCATAACACGATTAGCACGCCTTGCCTCCTTGACGCGTCCTAGGTAGGTAGACACAGGTTAGATAGGACACCGGCGGGGTGGTGCACCCCGCgtgcgctgccgccgccatgGAGAAAAGGGCAAAGTacagaaattttatttcaataaaagcgaaaaaacaaacagCCTTCTCCCTCTTCTAGCGCGGacagtttttgttgacggggtcttgcccaggaccccggaggagcagttttttgtgacggggtcgtgctcaggaccccggagcagtttATAACGTCATGCCCAGGACGCtctcctaaagaaaagcaatgtgaaactgaaaaagagaagaaatataCCATACCAAAGCTCTTCAATATTCTTCAGCGCATGAAGCTAAGCTTGTCATTTTTGCTAGATGTATGCCTGCTGCTGTtcataaaaatcaataggcaACCAGGCATATTTTTGCTTTAGGTGCCATTCTCCAAGGGAGACTACCAATAAAGATAGTAGCATAGTTTGGAGATACGCGCCGTATAAGTGGGCAGTTTTCCTTCTCGTGGCCGCACAACCGCTTCAGCGGTTGATGTAAGCCTACCCAGGAGGCGGGACAGTTTAGACGTTATGGCCTCAATTATCCAGGAGGCATACAAGCATTTTAGAAGACTGCATCTATGGAATTGAGATGCAAATCCCCGCGGTCCGGCAGATGGACCGACCCGTCGTgctgaggacgttgggaccgcggtCTACCTCTTCATCGCTTCTGATTCTATCAATTACTGCCAAATAATGAATTGTTCGTGGGCATTTTGATACAACACGCCCGACTTTTACGCCGACACGCTGTTTAGCGAGACTTCGCCACGACGAAAGAACATCAGAACGTTTCTTAATGCCTATAGCGTACGAAGCGCTTGCATTGCCTCTTCCGTTTGTCGAAAAGAACTGAGTTCCCAAAGAGAGCCCCCAACTTCAGTTTACCTTCCCAATCCCATGCACTGACAATGATAAACCACCTCGGCGTAGAGCGTATagttcgacgacggaatagacccgaaaacgacgaaagaacaCGATCACATGATCAAAGCGCTTTAGCTTGCCCGTATCTCCGCGGAAAGCACATAGTGAAGACTTTGTATATTTATATTCTAGAAAGAAATACATACACACGCGCACaaatataaattaattaatatactTCCTGTTCAGCTATGATACATTTCTCGTAAGAAATTTTGTATCAAAGCGtcataaagaagaaaactaTTTTAACAAGAAAGAATTTGCCCAAGCCAAGCATGGGGATCTTTAACCTCATCCTCCACCTTGACCACCACCTTGATTAGTTAAAAATTGATTAGATACACTCTAGGCTCTGTGTGTATTACTGTACCCCTTCGACGTTGTGGACGAAATGAGGAGCCACTACTGTGTCCCATGAGAGGATTGTACCCTTTTTGATttatcgattaattaataagtaTCGCTTTCTCAAATATTTCCTCTCTCACCTGACTGcagaaatcgtttcttaGGCGGCggtttcttctcgtcggacGAACTCTCAGGAGGACGATGCCCTTTGCTTCTGTATCCGCCTCCCCTTTGATGCCTCTCCCAATCCTCAATCTTTTCCAATCTCTTTGCCTCCTCGATCTTAggagaacaaaaaaattcccaaATAATAGTACTTGTGATAGTAGGAAGGTTTCAGACCTCTTTACGCTTGATAGCGTGATCAGCTGCTTTCTTATCCAACTGAGCCTGCATGCGAGCTCTCACCGCTAGTACATCATCATGAGCAGAacctagagagaaagaaagaaataattaataacacCCGGAAGTATTGTTTTTCGAGCTACTGCTGGATTTACTCTATCAATATATCGAGATACACTGTACTTACTATAGGCTCTCGGCTGTTCTTCGATTCGATATTTCCAGGCGATGAAGTGGCGTCGGAGATAGTTCGTCCACACGATGTAGGCGAGAATCGCGCCGATCAGAATGAACCAGCCATATTGTTCCAGAATTCCTACGACTGCGATCGAATTGAGAGGGGAGAAACGCTCTCGCGAAGACGGGATtacgtgacgtcagtgtTGTCGTTACGATTTCTGGCGTCGTGTTGACGAGGATGTTGGGATGCTGGTGATCGCTAGGCGTTTTGTCGacaggcggcgacgaatcgacgctgTCTGGCGGCGGAACGGCCGCATCCATCGCGAGGAATCGAAGGACGGATTTGCGACTAGCGCGCGTGAAGTCGCTCCTTCGCGCGCAATCGCGCATGTGCCGAAACTATGAGCTCCTTGGAAGCGACCCTTCGAGAGATCTGCCGCAAGTACGAGGAAGCCGATGACGTAAGTTAAAGCGTCGTACGAGTCTTTCGCGCTAAAGGTTCGTACAACAGGACGAGGACTACATCGAGATCGATTTGGGGAAATCGATCTACGAAAACAGTAAATctcttcgcgaattttcgcgAGCATTTGTAACTGATTACGTAGGCGAAGGAGAGCTGACGAACGAAAAACCGCGAGGGTCTCATCATCTATTGACATCATCACCATTATGTTTCcactaattaaaatttttaggtgggaggaggaggacaaAGAGGATTTTATAGAGTTGCGCGTAATCGACGACTGGCTTTATCCGAGTCGTCAAAAGCAAAAAGTCGAGACGATAGGCCGATTTCGAAATCCGccagccgtcgacgaaatgccAGATGACAGTAAAAAAAAGGAACAAATCTTCTAATGAATAAAGTTTCACTTGTTGTTTCACTAGGCCTCGTCTCTGATGATTGCTTAGACTCTTCTCTGAACGGGTAAGATAGCAgagagattaattaattaaagtattgatttttttgtcttcaggtCTTTTATTCCTAAGCCCCGGTTTAGTTTCAATTGGATTGACACCATTGCGACACCAATGCGACCTCTTCAGAAGCAGCAGTTGTCAGGTTTCTCTAACCCCAGTcatggtggtggtggtggttGCGATGGTCTTCCGTCGTCTTGGCTCAATCTCAGCCCAATGAGATCCTACGTTTTGGTTCCCATGGATGCGATATCGGTGGAAAATCGGACGGCAGCGTTTCCGCGACACGTGCTGGAATCTTCTCTGGTTTTGcacaaaggagaaagcgaagagaaggagtCGGATGCGTTGTCCACTTCGGATAGTTGGGAAGGTTATGAGAAAGGCTTGACAGAGATAGGCTTGACAGAGACATGGATTGACGATCAAATGGAgacggagaaggagaaggacgacgacgatgatgacgacgacgacgacgacgacatctGTTTGATAGATATACCAACAACAAGAGAAACAGAATCAG from Oscarella lobularis chromosome 1, ooOscLobu1.1, whole genome shotgun sequence includes these protein-coding regions:
- the LOC136199733 gene encoding selenoprotein S-like; amino-acid sequence: MDAAVPPPDSVDSSPPVDKTPSDHQHPNILVNTTPEIVTTTLTSLVGILEQYGWFILIGAILAYIVWTNYLRRHFIAWKYRIEEQPRAYSSAHDDVLAVRARMQAQLDKKAADHAIKRKEIEEAKRLEKIEDWERHQRGGGYRSKGHRPPESSSDEKKPPPKKRFLQSGYNPLMGHSSGSSFRPQRRRGGGQGGG
- the LOC136199731 gene encoding uncharacterized protein isoform X1 — translated: MSSLEATLREICRKYEEADDDEDYIEIDLGKSIYENSEGELTNEKPRGWEEEDKEDFIELRVIDDWLYPSRQKQKVETIGRFRNPPAVDEMPDDSLVSDDCLDSSLNGSFIPKPRFSFNWIDTIATPMRPLQKQQLSGFSNPSHGGGGGCDGLPSSWLNLSPMRSYVLVPMDAISVENRTAAFPRHVLESSLVLHKGESEEKESDALSTSDSWEGYEKGLTEIGLTETWIDDQMETEKEKDDDDDDDDDDDDICLIDIPTTRETESAREPVVVATHEKENLGSWSNEEDQIINLLPQRCNYDSRAIQRSNSAEKEKEKEKDDDEAIDFHSFERDFEKEDNANENRRSSAFVLNEDGTNSFWRPSFEQNSSFWGEKENEAEAGCLMLLPPDNFADDQLLCLTPRRMDVSK
- the LOC136199731 gene encoding uncharacterized protein isoform X2, with product MSSLEATLREICRKYEEADDDEDYIEIDLGKSIYENSEGELTNEKPRGWEEEDKEDFIELRVIDDWLYPSRQKQKVETIGRFRNPPAVDEMPDDSLVSDDCLDSSLNGSFIPKPRFSFNWIDTIATPMRPLQKQQLSGFSNPSHGGGGGCDGLPSSWLNLSPMRSYVLVPMDAISVENRTAAFPRHVLESSLVLHKGESEEKESDALSTSDSWEGYEKGLTEIGLTETWIDDQMETEKEKDDDDDDDDDDDDICLIDIPTTRETESAREPVVVATHEKENLGSWSNEEDQIINLLPQRYDSRAIQRSNSAEKEKEKEKDDDEAIDFHSFERDFEKEDNANENRRSSAFVLNEDGTNSFWRPSFEQNSSFWGEKENEAEAGCLMLLPPDNFADDQLLCLTPRRMDVSK